In one window of Bacillota bacterium DNA:
- a CDS encoding DUF3798 domain-containing protein: protein MLKKSLFLLLALVMVFSLFGCGQDSAAPDAPADTEDEAEEITWKIGIMSSTVTQNEEEFRMAAEMQERYGSDRILHTTYPDRFMQEQETTITNMLEMASDPLVKAIVMVQAVPGAVAAVDKVREIRPDMLIILGSPQEDPDIIAQKGDIVLNTDDLGRGEQIAQHAFDLGAEVLVHYSFPRHMSIEMLAQRREFMKEKAEELGMLFVDEDAPDPTGDAGVPGTQQFIMEDVPRKIDQYGPNTAVFGTNCAMMEPLIRQAVDYGGIFPVQCCPSPYHALPAALGIEVPEDKKGDVPWMLEQIGIKCAEAGAAGRVATWPVPVNMMYIEAGVEYAIEWINANTDGALDKAKLVEIMEGIAGGAVVLTEYPGTDNYFLYLSDHYIF, encoded by the coding sequence ATGTTAAAGAAAAGTCTATTTTTACTATTAGCGCTGGTTATGGTTTTCAGCCTGTTTGGTTGTGGCCAGGACTCAGCAGCTCCCGATGCTCCTGCCGATACAGAAGATGAGGCAGAAGAAATTACCTGGAAAATCGGGATCATGTCCAGTACGGTAACTCAGAACGAGGAAGAATTCCGTATGGCTGCTGAAATGCAGGAAAGGTATGGCTCAGATAGGATTCTCCATACCACATATCCTGACCGGTTCATGCAGGAACAGGAAACCACCATTACCAACATGTTGGAAATGGCATCTGATCCTTTGGTCAAGGCTATTGTTATGGTCCAGGCCGTTCCCGGTGCTGTCGCTGCCGTGGACAAAGTAAGAGAAATTCGTCCCGACATGCTTATCATCCTTGGATCGCCCCAGGAAGACCCGGACATTATTGCCCAGAAGGGTGACATTGTCCTTAACACTGATGACCTCGGTCGTGGTGAGCAGATTGCCCAGCATGCTTTTGATCTAGGTGCAGAAGTACTCGTTCACTATTCTTTCCCGCGCCACATGTCAATTGAAATGTTAGCTCAGCGTCGTGAGTTCATGAAAGAAAAAGCTGAAGAACTCGGTATGCTCTTTGTCGATGAAGATGCTCCCGACCCAACCGGTGATGCCGGTGTTCCCGGAACTCAGCAGTTTATCATGGAAGATGTTCCCCGTAAGATTGACCAGTATGGTCCAAACACTGCAGTATTTGGTACTAACTGTGCAATGATGGAGCCTCTAATCCGTCAGGCAGTAGATTATGGCGGAATCTTCCCCGTTCAGTGCTGCCCCTCGCCTTATCACGCACTGCCGGCTGCTTTAGGCATTGAAGTACCTGAAGATAAGAAGGGTGATGTGCCCTGGATGCTGGAGCAGATCGGTATTAAGTGTGCTGAGGCTGGAGCTGCAGGTCGCGTTGCTACCTGGCCGGTTCCTGTTAACATGATGTATATCGAAGCCGGTGTTGAATATGCCATTGAATGGATTAACGCCAATACTGATGGCGCATTAGATAAAGCTAAATTGGTCGAGATTATGGAAGGTATCGCCGGAGGTGCGGTAGTTCTTACCGAATATCCCGGAACCGATAATTACTTCCTCTATCTGTCCGATCATTATATTTTCTAA
- a CDS encoding Xaa-Pro peptidase family protein produces MELIANRVSKLQEIMHRESFDYLFLGPSANMFYFSGLQTSPDERLQLIIVPAEGRPSAVLPEMYLAKAESILSDNFSLIPWSDQNDPFQLTASRIPDKGKLRIAIDNTLRADHLIGLGKVFPEVEFETASVLVDALRVQKDEQEIKLMHEAGKIADQVMLKVQNTIKPGMSEKELVAFIEFEYKKLGDDISFKPIVASGPNGAQPHHSPGDRRFEKGDFIVIDCGALYKGYCSDITRTLCLGQATEEMKKVYNTVRDANEGAFQAFVNNDQLSGEEADQAARKVITDAGYGDFFIHRLGHGIGLEVHEAPYLVEGNSTPFSKGAAFTIEPGIYLSGKFGVRIEDVAVLTDRGPQRLTAFPRELIEI; encoded by the coding sequence ATGGAATTAATTGCAAACAGGGTAAGTAAATTGCAGGAAATAATGCACCGGGAAAGTTTTGATTACCTCTTTTTAGGCCCCTCGGCTAATATGTTTTATTTCTCCGGGTTACAGACTTCGCCGGATGAGCGGCTTCAATTGATCATTGTACCTGCCGAGGGCAGACCTTCGGCTGTTTTACCCGAAATGTATCTGGCTAAAGCAGAATCGATCCTTTCTGATAATTTTTCTTTGATCCCCTGGTCTGATCAAAATGATCCTTTCCAGCTTACCGCTTCACGAATTCCAGATAAGGGGAAACTTCGCATTGCTATTGACAACACATTGCGAGCTGATCATCTGATTGGTCTTGGCAAAGTATTCCCTGAAGTTGAGTTTGAAACGGCCTCTGTTTTGGTGGATGCTCTCAGGGTGCAAAAAGATGAGCAAGAGATTAAACTAATGCACGAAGCAGGGAAAATTGCCGATCAGGTTATGTTGAAAGTTCAGAATACGATTAAACCGGGTATGAGTGAAAAGGAACTCGTGGCCTTTATTGAGTTTGAATACAAAAAACTTGGTGATGATATATCCTTCAAACCGATAGTTGCTTCCGGTCCAAACGGGGCTCAGCCGCATCACAGTCCTGGAGATCGCCGTTTCGAAAAAGGAGATTTTATCGTAATAGATTGTGGTGCCCTTTATAAAGGTTACTGTTCGGATATAACCAGGACATTATGTCTGGGTCAGGCGACCGAAGAGATGAAAAAGGTTTATAATACTGTTCGTGATGCAAATGAAGGAGCATTTCAGGCATTTGTGAACAATGATCAACTCAGCGGAGAAGAAGCTGATCAGGCTGCAAGAAAAGTTATCACCGATGCAGGTTATGGTGACTTTTTTATTCATCGCTTAGGACATGGCATAGGCTTGGAGGTTCATGAAGCCCCATATCTGGTTGAAGGAAACAGTACTCCCTTTTCCAAAGGTGCAGCATTTACCATAGAGCCGGGTATTTACCTTTCAGGAAAATTCGGGGTGAGAATTGAGGATGTTGCGGTTTTGACTGACCGGGGACCTCAGCGGTTGACTGCTTTTCCGCGTGAACTGATTGAAATTTAA
- a CDS encoding glycyl radical protein: protein MNKRVKALREQSETTVPTISLERARLVTEVYKKHAGSVSVPMLRALTFKEIFEKKTICINEGELIVGERGPVPQSAPTYPELCCHTLEDLQMINDRPKISFKISEEDLLIQKEEIIPYWKGKSMRDIIFSKMSPLWHDCYYAGLFTEFMEQRAPGHTVADDKIYRKGMLDLIKEIDAVLAGLEENNDQETIAKKEQLKAMATCAEALITFARRHAEKARELAGAEDDSARRQELLKIAEVCDNVPANAPRNLHEALQAYWFVHLGVITELNTWDSFCPGRLDQHLFPFFKKGIANGELTREQARELLECFWVKFNNQPAPPKVGVTLKESGTYTDFCNINLGGVKPDGSDGVNEITYLLLEVIDEMRLLQPSTNVQVSKKNPDLFVRKAAEVIRMGWGQPSVFNAEAVVQELLRQGKSLVDARCGGTSGCVETGAFGKESYILTGYFNLMKVLEITLHCGIDPQTGKKIGIDTPDPRQFETFDQLLDAFEKQLEHFIEIKISGNEIIEKLYADKMPAPFLSLIIDDCIQNGRDYNAGGARYNTNYIQGVGIGTITDSLSAIKTHLFDNKKYTWDELLSALEDDFAGKENIRQFLLNRTPRYGNDDDRADNIMRDIFHRYHNMVEGRKTYRGGTYRINMLPTTCHVYFGSVIGATPDGRRAGLPLSEGISPVQGADRSGPTAVIKSAAKMDHLLTGGTLLNMKFTPQLLAGEKGLDALVQLIRSYFRLDGHHIQFNVIDAATLRNAQQNPEQYANLIVRVAGYSDYFNNLSVELQNEIIERTEHENFQ, encoded by the coding sequence ATGAACAAAAGGGTTAAAGCTTTAAGGGAGCAAAGTGAAACAACGGTTCCGACGATCAGCCTTGAAAGAGCCAGGTTGGTAACGGAGGTATATAAAAAACATGCCGGTTCAGTTTCTGTTCCCATGCTCAGGGCATTAACGTTTAAGGAAATTTTCGAGAAAAAAACAATCTGTATCAATGAAGGCGAGCTAATTGTTGGTGAACGCGGGCCTGTTCCGCAGTCTGCTCCGACTTATCCAGAGCTATGCTGTCATACCTTAGAAGATCTGCAGATGATCAACGATCGCCCTAAAATATCTTTTAAAATTAGCGAAGAAGATCTGCTTATTCAAAAAGAGGAAATTATCCCCTACTGGAAAGGCAAGTCGATGCGGGATATAATCTTCAGCAAGATGAGTCCACTCTGGCATGACTGTTATTATGCCGGCCTTTTTACTGAATTCATGGAACAGCGTGCACCCGGTCATACTGTTGCCGATGATAAGATCTACCGCAAAGGCATGCTTGATCTGATTAAAGAAATCGATGCTGTGCTTGCCGGATTGGAAGAAAATAATGACCAGGAAACAATCGCCAAAAAAGAACAACTCAAGGCGATGGCAACCTGTGCCGAAGCGCTGATTACTTTTGCCCGGCGTCATGCCGAAAAAGCCAGGGAACTGGCAGGAGCGGAAGATGATTCGGCTCGCAGGCAAGAGCTTTTAAAAATTGCTGAAGTATGTGATAATGTACCGGCCAATGCTCCACGAAACTTACATGAAGCTCTTCAGGCCTACTGGTTTGTCCACCTGGGAGTAATTACCGAATTAAACACCTGGGATTCCTTTTGTCCAGGCAGATTGGACCAACACCTTTTCCCCTTTTTCAAAAAAGGCATTGCTAATGGAGAACTAACCCGTGAACAAGCCCGTGAACTGCTTGAATGCTTCTGGGTCAAATTTAACAACCAGCCGGCCCCGCCAAAAGTGGGAGTAACCCTAAAAGAAAGTGGAACCTATACCGATTTCTGCAATATAAATCTCGGCGGGGTTAAACCCGACGGCAGCGACGGTGTAAATGAGATCACCTACTTATTGCTCGAAGTGATAGATGAAATGAGGCTTCTCCAGCCGAGTACAAACGTGCAGGTAAGTAAGAAGAATCCTGATCTCTTTGTCAGAAAGGCTGCAGAGGTGATCAGGATGGGTTGGGGCCAGCCTTCGGTATTCAATGCCGAGGCTGTAGTCCAGGAACTGCTCAGGCAGGGCAAGTCGCTTGTTGACGCCCGCTGCGGTGGAACAAGCGGATGCGTGGAAACCGGTGCATTCGGTAAGGAAAGCTATATTCTAACCGGGTACTTTAACCTTATGAAGGTTCTTGAGATAACCCTGCACTGTGGAATTGATCCCCAAACCGGTAAAAAAATTGGGATTGACACCCCTGATCCCCGACAGTTTGAAACTTTCGATCAGCTCCTGGATGCCTTTGAAAAACAGCTCGAACATTTCATCGAGATCAAGATCAGCGGTAACGAAATTATCGAAAAACTATATGCGGATAAAATGCCGGCACCCTTTCTATCACTGATCATTGACGACTGCATACAAAATGGACGTGATTACAATGCCGGTGGAGCCCGCTACAATACCAATTACATTCAGGGTGTTGGGATTGGAACGATTACCGACAGCCTCTCAGCGATCAAGACTCATCTATTTGATAATAAAAAATACACCTGGGACGAACTACTATCTGCCCTCGAGGATGATTTTGCTGGGAAAGAAAATATTCGGCAGTTCCTGTTAAACAGGACTCCCCGTTATGGTAACGATGACGATCGGGCAGATAATATTATGCGCGACATCTTCCATCGTTACCATAATATGGTTGAAGGCCGTAAAACATACAGGGGGGGAACGTACCGGATAAATATGCTGCCAACAACCTGTCATGTCTATTTCGGATCGGTAATCGGCGCAACACCGGACGGGAGAAGAGCAGGTCTTCCCCTATCAGAGGGTATATCGCCGGTTCAGGGTGCAGATCGCAGCGGTCCTACCGCTGTCATCAAATCAGCCGCCAAAATGGATCATCTTCTAACAGGCGGAACGCTGCTCAACATGAAGTTTACGCCACAGCTTCTGGCTGGCGAAAAAGGGCTGGATGCCTTGGTCCAGCTGATCCGCAGTTACTTCAGGCTCGATGGACATCATATACAGTTTAACGTAATCGATGCAGCCACTCTCAGGAATGCCCAGCAAAATCCCGAGCAGTATGCCAATTTAATCGTTCGGGTTGCCGGATACAGCGATTACTTCAACAACCTCAGTGTGGAGCTGCAGAATGAGATCATCGAAAGGACTGAACATGAAAATTTCCAGTAG
- a CDS encoding glycyl-radical enzyme activating protein, whose translation MIKGTIFNVQRFSLYDGPGIRTTVFFKGCPLSCWWCHNPEGIGGEAKLVVETRSCIGCASCVTICPEGALSLNDQNMAVIDYNRCNLCRKCLEVCPTGALELIGREVTVDELVDELLKDRIIFEESGGGVTLSGGEPLQQDEFIINLLKALKKEQIHTVVDTSGCAPWETIEEVAKWTDLFLYDLKLVDRDKSMKYTGVTGDNIRLNLQKMNSKGINILIRVPLIPTVNDDPESLRLLGEFLRECGITDLELLSYHKHGIHKKKKLGEKYQLADVVPPVVKEIKKIVSILSQYGLNVIYKVDEHYDLKRNEQKG comes from the coding sequence ATGATTAAAGGTACAATTTTCAATGTGCAGCGATTTTCGCTGTACGACGGGCCAGGGATACGCACCACAGTATTTTTTAAAGGCTGCCCGCTCTCCTGCTGGTGGTGCCACAATCCCGAAGGGATTGGTGGTGAAGCAAAGCTGGTTGTCGAAACCAGGAGCTGTATTGGCTGTGCGTCCTGTGTAACTATCTGTCCTGAAGGTGCGCTATCTTTAAACGATCAGAATATGGCAGTCATCGATTATAATCGCTGCAATCTCTGCCGAAAGTGCCTTGAGGTTTGCCCGACAGGTGCCCTGGAGTTAATCGGCAGAGAGGTTACAGTTGATGAACTGGTCGATGAGCTTTTAAAAGACAGGATTATTTTCGAGGAATCGGGAGGCGGGGTAACCCTTTCAGGTGGAGAACCGCTTCAGCAGGATGAATTTATTATAAACCTTCTTAAAGCGCTTAAGAAAGAGCAAATCCACACAGTGGTCGATACATCAGGTTGTGCGCCCTGGGAGACGATCGAAGAAGTCGCGAAATGGACTGACCTTTTTCTCTATGATCTCAAGCTCGTTGACAGAGATAAGAGTATGAAGTATACCGGTGTAACTGGTGATAACATCAGGCTGAACCTGCAGAAGATGAATTCTAAGGGGATCAATATCCTGATTAGGGTACCCTTGATCCCCACTGTCAATGATGATCCTGAGAGTCTGAGGTTGCTCGGTGAATTTTTACGGGAATGTGGTATAACAGATTTAGAACTTCTCTCCTATCATAAGCACGGGATACATAAGAAAAAGAAATTGGGTGAAAAATATCAGCTGGCAGATGTTGTCCCCCCGGTTGTTAAGGAAATAAAGAAGATTGTTTCAATTTTAAGTCAGTATGGATTAAACGTTATATATAAGGTGGATGAACATTATGACCTTAAGAGGAATGAACAAAAGGGTTAA
- a CDS encoding acyl-CoA dehydratase activase, with amino-acid sequence MKVFLGIDVGSVSTNLVMLDENNEVIAFEYLRTRGQPIQAVQEGMSLIGEKLPGEASVSGVGVTGSARTLTGVVVGADVVKNEITAHAIAADMVMPGVQTVLELGGQDSKIIVLRHGVVTDFAMNTVCAAGTGSFLDHQAARLNIPIEDFGSLALKSNHPVHIAGRCSVFAESDMVHKQQMGHNIEDIIAGLCDALVRNYLNNVGKGKEILAPVVFQGGVAANVGIKDAFEKALKLEVVVPEYYHVMGAIGSALLARLAMKDGRETEFRGFALSTRQYEASSFECNGCPNICEIINLSLEGELLARWGGRCGKWENLND; translated from the coding sequence ATGAAAGTTTTTCTAGGAATAGATGTCGGTTCTGTAAGTACTAATTTAGTTATGCTTGATGAAAATAACGAGGTAATTGCTTTCGAATATTTGCGGACAAGAGGCCAACCTATCCAGGCTGTTCAGGAAGGCATGAGTTTGATTGGTGAAAAATTACCCGGGGAGGCTAGCGTCAGCGGTGTAGGGGTAACCGGTAGCGCCCGGACACTGACTGGTGTGGTAGTTGGAGCAGATGTAGTAAAAAATGAAATTACTGCCCATGCCATAGCGGCTGATATGGTAATGCCTGGTGTGCAGACTGTCCTTGAACTTGGCGGACAGGATTCGAAGATTATTGTTCTACGACATGGTGTGGTAACTGATTTTGCCATGAACACGGTTTGTGCCGCCGGGACCGGTTCTTTTCTGGATCATCAGGCAGCCAGGCTTAATATCCCCATTGAAGATTTTGGATCACTTGCTCTTAAAAGTAACCATCCTGTCCATATTGCCGGACGTTGCTCGGTATTTGCCGAATCTGACATGGTTCATAAGCAGCAGATGGGTCACAATATTGAAGATATTATTGCCGGTCTTTGTGATGCTCTGGTCCGTAACTATTTGAATAACGTGGGCAAAGGGAAAGAAATCCTTGCACCGGTTGTTTTTCAGGGTGGTGTCGCCGCTAATGTCGGTATAAAAGATGCATTTGAAAAAGCTTTGAAACTTGAAGTAGTTGTTCCTGAATATTATCATGTTATGGGAGCGATCGGTTCCGCTCTCCTGGCTCGGCTTGCGATGAAAGATGGCCGGGAAACAGAGTTTCGAGGATTTGCCTTGAGCACCAGGCAGTATGAAGCAAGTTCCTTTGAATGTAACGGTTGCCCCAATATATGTGAGATTATCAACCTCTCATTAGAAGGAGAATTGCTGGCCCGATGGGGAGGGCGTTGTGGCAAGTGGGAAAATTTAAATGATTAA
- a CDS encoding acyl-CoA dehydratase activase-related protein, with translation MQKPKVGIPRALSYYTFYPLWRVFLEKLGTEVVLSSPTNRQILEDGIRETVNDACIPIKVFHGHVLDLIRKVDYLFIPRMISADSIATFCPKFLGLPDMIRFTGVNLPQIIDIRFNLKGLPGGLWRFFRAVAREIGINNPFKILYAQLSALKKQRYYQKLLSKGLTPPEALELVFDRDSQIEKTPKGISPLFNAGGKIVIGLLGYPYAIFDTFINAGVYKRLLKMGVEIITFEKIPQRQMRRMSAEMPQNFFWYYSNQVCWAGMFLLNNRDKIDGIIHITAFGCGPDAMVDKLLELEAKTAGVPYINLSIDEHTGEGGVQTRLEAFVDMLWARKEKSRVVNS, from the coding sequence ATGCAGAAACCAAAGGTTGGAATACCCAGAGCACTTTCATATTATACCTTCTATCCTCTATGGAGAGTTTTTCTTGAAAAGCTGGGAACAGAAGTCGTTTTATCAAGTCCAACAAACCGGCAAATCCTGGAGGATGGCATCAGGGAAACGGTCAATGATGCATGTATACCGATTAAAGTGTTTCATGGACATGTTCTCGATCTAATCAGGAAGGTCGATTATCTGTTCATACCGAGAATGATATCAGCGGACAGCATCGCAACCTTCTGTCCCAAATTTTTGGGACTTCCAGACATGATCCGCTTTACCGGTGTAAATCTGCCGCAAATAATTGATATCCGCTTTAATTTGAAAGGCTTACCCGGAGGTTTATGGCGTTTTTTTCGGGCTGTAGCAAGAGAAATTGGCATTAATAACCCCTTTAAAATCCTCTACGCGCAGTTGAGCGCATTAAAAAAACAGAGATATTATCAAAAGCTACTATCAAAAGGGTTAACGCCGCCGGAAGCTTTGGAACTTGTTTTTGATCGTGATTCACAAATTGAGAAAACTCCAAAGGGGATAAGCCCACTCTTCAATGCTGGAGGTAAAATCGTAATCGGTCTGTTGGGTTATCCCTACGCGATTTTTGATACATTCATCAACGCAGGCGTATATAAACGCTTGCTAAAAATGGGAGTAGAAATCATTACTTTCGAAAAAATTCCCCAGCGCCAGATGCGCCGTATGTCAGCAGAAATGCCCCAAAACTTTTTCTGGTACTACAGCAACCAGGTTTGCTGGGCCGGTATGTTTCTTTTAAACAACAGGGATAAAATTGACGGAATCATTCATATTACTGCATTTGGTTGTGGCCCTGATGCGATGGTTGATAAGCTTCTTGAACTTGAGGCTAAAACAGCAGGTGTTCCTTATATAAATCTCTCGATTGACGAGCATACAGGTGAAGGAGGTGTCCAAACCCGCCTGGAAGCCTTTGTGGATATGCTTTGGGCCAGAAAAGAGAAATCCAGGGTGGTTAATAGCTGA
- a CDS encoding rhodanese-like domain-containing protein — protein sequence MTDVTNEAEIDPITNSPEAEYIKISAEVAKEMIDSQDVTILDVRTPEEFTAGHIEDALLIPDFEIVEKAEEMLPDKDATILVYCRTGRRSEIASRKLIEMGYTNVYDFGGIVDWLYEIIE from the coding sequence ATGACAGATGTTACAAATGAAGCAGAGATTGATCCAATCACAAATAGTCCCGAAGCGGAATATATTAAAATTAGCGCTGAAGTGGCAAAAGAGATGATCGACAGCCAGGATGTTACTATACTTGATGTCCGTACACCTGAAGAATTTACAGCGGGACATATTGAAGATGCTCTTTTGATTCCGGATTTTGAGATTGTAGAAAAAGCGGAAGAGATGCTTCCTGACAAGGATGCAACCATTCTGGTTTACTGCCGCACCGGTAGGCGTAGTGAAATTGCTTCAAGAAAATTGATCGAGATGGGCTATACGAATGTCTACGACTTCGGCGGCATTGTTGACTGGCTATATGAAATAATAGAATAA
- a CDS encoding MFS transporter — protein sequence MKLITGSVFILNAVIFFFQALTKNLFPPLLIPLRETFLIDNAQAGLLVTLVFLGYALARYPSGILADLYGCTRTLLLGSIMMSISFLVVAASPNYKVMAIMTFLLGVSSGIYVTAGYTLAVIIGSRERAATATAAFESFGILAGLVSPLLVTFFVIYLDWYWLFVLSGLLLALFTILFIRIRGQSHDFEKQYAITNGVQVEGEDTTVSSKPGNSGNDNIWDKVYSSLGIFREPGIRSLLIWSTLVGGFGALSGTGISSFIPTFLVEDKGFSFEVANRLYIILAVAGFSAKIATGWLADRFGNILVLSVNLSLSIITFILLAFVKSNILLVIILALVGALFFNTNTLINSYVIRSMPHRYLGAGFGIFCTAYTAIYSMGPYMTGLLSNQFGLSRAIQISAFGAVLALVLIITSKRFVERNFLSVTNSD from the coding sequence TTGAAGTTGATTACCGGTTCAGTGTTCATTTTGAATGCGGTGATCTTCTTTTTTCAGGCTTTAACAAAAAATCTTTTTCCTCCCCTGCTTATACCATTGCGGGAGACTTTTTTAATCGACAATGCTCAGGCGGGCTTACTTGTTACCCTTGTATTTTTAGGCTATGCCCTTGCCCGTTACCCTTCCGGTATCCTGGCAGACCTTTATGGATGTACCAGGACGCTTCTCTTGGGCAGCATAATGATGTCAATCTCATTTCTGGTGGTAGCCGCTTCACCTAACTATAAGGTTATGGCCATTATGACTTTTTTATTGGGTGTGAGTAGTGGGATATATGTTACAGCAGGATATACTCTTGCGGTGATTATCGGTTCAAGGGAAAGGGCTGCTACAGCAACCGCAGCCTTTGAAAGTTTTGGAATTCTTGCCGGTCTAGTTTCTCCACTACTGGTTACTTTCTTTGTTATTTATTTAGATTGGTATTGGCTTTTTGTTCTCTCCGGTTTGCTGCTTGCACTTTTTACAATTCTTTTCATCAGGATTCGTGGGCAATCTCATGATTTCGAAAAGCAATATGCTATTACCAACGGTGTGCAGGTTGAAGGTGAAGACACCACGGTCAGTTCCAAGCCGGGTAACTCCGGGAATGATAACATCTGGGATAAAGTGTATAGTTCCTTAGGTATTTTTCGAGAACCCGGCATCAGAAGTCTGCTGATTTGGTCTACGCTGGTTGGCGGTTTTGGTGCGCTTTCGGGAACCGGAATTTCATCATTTATCCCCACTTTCTTGGTCGAAGATAAGGGCTTTAGCTTCGAAGTAGCCAACAGGTTATATATTATACTTGCAGTAGCCGGTTTTTCTGCAAAAATTGCCACCGGTTGGCTGGCTGACCGCTTTGGCAACATACTGGTTCTATCAGTCAATTTAAGCTTAAGCATTATTACATTTATCCTGCTTGCCTTTGTAAAAAGCAATATATTGTTGGTTATTATCCTTGCACTGGTGGGTGCGCTCTTTTTTAATACAAATACCCTGATAAATTCATATGTAATACGCTCAATGCCGCATCGTTACCTGGGTGCTGGTTTTGGGATTTTTTGCACTGCATATACTGCAATATATAGTATGGGCCCTTACATGACCGGTTTATTATCAAACCAGTTTGGCCTGAGCCGGGCAATCCAGATCAGCGCTTTCGGAGCTGTTTTGGCCTTGGTTTTAATAATTACTTCGAAAAGGTTCGTCGAGCGAAATTTCCTGTCTGTCACAAATTCTGACTAA
- a CDS encoding tryptophan-rich sensory protein, translating into AWHYQRVGWSMIIILLLLATLIIIYLRIGAVTTEKSIYDRLLVKFPFSLYLGWISAATIVNFNVLLYDIGWLGIGTGGVLFTILMIIIASFIALAVFYLRQDYIYAAVFVWALIGIGLRHGSDIIVLTILAWLCAAAILFFLGWITARKNLLSRD; encoded by the coding sequence GCATGGCATTATCAACGTGTAGGTTGGTCTATGATCATTATTTTATTATTGCTTGCAACCCTGATTATAATTTACCTGAGGATTGGTGCGGTTACTACGGAAAAAAGTATTTATGATCGTTTATTGGTTAAATTCCCCTTCAGCCTCTACCTGGGTTGGATATCGGCTGCTACGATTGTTAATTTTAATGTTCTTTTGTATGACATCGGATGGTTGGGGATCGGAACAGGGGGAGTCTTATTTACGATACTGATGATCATTATTGCCTCTTTTATAGCCCTGGCTGTTTTTTACCTGCGCCAGGATTATATTTATGCTGCTGTATTTGTCTGGGCACTGATCGGAATCGGATTGCGTCATGGGTCTGACATTATAGTATTAACGATTTTAGCCTGGCTCTGTGCTGCAGCTATTCTCTTCTTTCTTGGCTGGATTACAGCACGCAAAAATCTCTTGTCGAGAGATTAG